In Methylococcus geothermalis, one genomic interval encodes:
- the radC gene encoding RadC family protein, with protein sequence MPITDWPADERPRERLLKLGPAALSDAELLAIFLRTGIAGKSAVDLARDLLQEFGSLSALLKADHQRFVRSAGLGTAKYTQIQAVLELARRHFEECLKREDALTSPELTRQYLSNWLKGKPYEVFVGLFLDNQHRVIRAEELFRGTIDGASVYPREVVKQALSENAAAMIFAHNHPSGICEPSDADRMLTQRLKQALGLVDIRVLDHFIIGDGMPYSFAERGLL encoded by the coding sequence ATGCCCATCACCGACTGGCCCGCCGACGAACGCCCACGCGAACGGCTACTGAAGCTCGGCCCCGCCGCCCTGTCCGACGCCGAATTGCTGGCCATTTTTCTGCGGACCGGCATCGCCGGCAAAAGCGCGGTCGACCTCGCGCGCGACCTTCTGCAGGAATTCGGCTCGCTGTCCGCCCTGCTCAAGGCGGACCACCAGCGTTTCGTGAGATCGGCCGGGCTCGGCACGGCAAAGTACACGCAAATCCAGGCCGTGCTCGAACTCGCGCGGCGCCATTTCGAGGAATGCCTGAAGCGCGAGGATGCGCTCACCAGCCCCGAGCTGACGCGGCAATATCTCTCGAACTGGCTGAAGGGCAAACCTTATGAGGTGTTCGTCGGGCTGTTCCTGGACAACCAGCACCGGGTGATCCGCGCGGAGGAACTGTTCCGCGGCACCATAGACGGGGCCTCGGTCTACCCTCGGGAAGTGGTCAAGCAGGCGCTCTCCGAAAACGCGGCGGCCATGATCTTCGCCCACAACCACCCCTCCGGCATCTGCGAACCCAGCGACGCCGACCGCATGCTCACGCAAAGGCTGAAGCAGGCGCTGGGACTGGTCGACATCCGCGTGCTCGACCATTTCATCATCGGCGACGGCATGCCTTATTCCTTTGCCGAGCGGGGGTTGCTCTGA
- the coaBC gene encoding bifunctional phosphopantothenoylcysteine decarboxylase/phosphopantothenate--cysteine ligase CoaBC: protein MADLHHKRILLGVTGGIAAYKAAEITRRLRQAGAEVRVAMTPAACRFVQPLTFEALSGHPVAHDMFMPGAESAMGHIQLSRWADAILVAPASADFMARISLGLADDLLATLCLAAEVPLFLAPAMNRAMWLHPATRSHAAALAGRGVALLGPDEGDQACGETGPGRMREPARLVLDLADALAAGGLLSGLRVLISAGPTREPIDPVRFIGNRSSGKMGYALAAAARRAGADVTLISGPVALDAPAGVETVRVETAAEMHEAVMARTDRTDIYIGTAAVADYTPARVADAKIKKHADRLELTLSRTRDILRSIAALPDKPFVVGFAAETGEVEAHARAKLEAKGADLVAANEVGGAAPGGFERDENALFVCWRGGECHLPLASKTEIAHRLIRLIAERYYAENTDQDP from the coding sequence TTGGCTGATCTCCACCACAAGCGCATTCTCCTCGGCGTGACCGGCGGCATTGCGGCCTATAAGGCCGCAGAGATCACCCGCCGCCTGCGCCAGGCCGGCGCCGAGGTGCGTGTGGCGATGACGCCGGCGGCCTGTCGGTTCGTCCAGCCTTTGACTTTCGAAGCCCTGTCCGGCCATCCGGTCGCCCACGACATGTTCATGCCCGGTGCCGAGTCGGCGATGGGGCACATCCAGTTGTCCCGCTGGGCGGATGCCATCCTGGTCGCGCCGGCTTCGGCGGATTTCATGGCCCGCATCAGCCTCGGGCTGGCCGACGACCTGCTGGCCACCCTGTGCCTGGCTGCTGAAGTGCCACTGTTTCTGGCGCCGGCAATGAACCGTGCGATGTGGCTGCATCCGGCGACCCGCTCCCACGCCGCCGCTTTGGCCGGCCGGGGAGTTGCCCTGTTGGGGCCGGATGAAGGCGATCAGGCGTGCGGCGAGACGGGGCCGGGCCGGATGCGGGAGCCCGCCCGGCTCGTCCTCGACCTCGCCGATGCGCTGGCGGCGGGCGGCCTGCTTTCGGGCCTCAGGGTGCTGATCAGCGCGGGCCCGACCCGCGAGCCCATCGACCCCGTGCGTTTCATCGGCAACCGCAGTTCCGGAAAAATGGGCTACGCCTTGGCCGCCGCGGCGCGGCGCGCCGGCGCGGACGTCACCTTGATCAGCGGACCGGTCGCGCTCGATGCGCCCGCTGGCGTCGAGACCGTGAGGGTGGAAACCGCCGCCGAAATGCATGAGGCGGTCATGGCGCGGACGGACCGGACGGACATCTACATCGGCACCGCCGCCGTGGCGGATTACACGCCGGCACGGGTGGCGGATGCCAAGATCAAGAAACACGCCGATCGGCTGGAGCTGACCCTGAGCCGGACCCGGGACATCCTCCGTTCCATCGCGGCCTTGCCGGACAAGCCTTTTGTCGTGGGATTCGCCGCCGAGACCGGTGAGGTCGAGGCCCATGCCCGCGCCAAGCTGGAGGCCAAAGGCGCCGACCTGGTGGCCGCCAACGAGGTGGGCGGCGCGGCGCCGGGCGGTTTCGAGCGCGACGAAAATGCCCTGTTCGTGTGCTGGCGCGGTGGAGAATGCCATTTGCCGCTGGCCTCCAAGACCGAAATCGCCCACCGACTGATTCGATTGATAGCCGAACGTTACTATGCCGAAAATACAGATCAGGATCCTTGA
- a CDS encoding phosphomannomutase/phosphoglucomutase, translating into MPLLSLRRLLWSVGLVSMLAVAATAAGLVWAERHRVEASSREAMAAAADAAAFNVRDRLGWSFRALSGMGSDARLDEALAAGDPSRIAAEESRLTGALPGSLLVRLVPNHSDLLDTSRVPAMGYADLEAIRDARRGESLPAMHAANSPNVHVALAVPLVDGRGVLLASLSPDILLDAMRSVPMPFGAALELRQGELPLVFTGDRARRAEPPDGDASVLGSRGWRIVYWRPAQDPSPLWWAFAAGGTALLLILAALLWAGRLLAEAMKHDAALISALVPAAPSSLPRHAGRARLKEMQDVVDGLRPFGAIPSEGVPAPSLPGDSEMRFPVPEEAPLPPAMNDQKEEIPMAMRPVPDIAPTLFRAYDIRGIVGDTLTEAAARAIGRAIGSEALDRGERRVVVARDGRLSSPALCAALAEGLRTTGCEVTDLGLAPTPVLYFGTHELAGRSGVMVTGSHNPANYNGFKIVLGGQTLAGEDIQTLRRRIESGNFHSGEGRVERRDLLPDYHLAIVEDVQVGRQFKIVVDCGNGVAAVVAPQILRALDCEVVELYCTVDGNFPNHHPDPSKPENLAVLIETVKREGADLGVAFDGDGDRLGVVDSAGNIIWPDRQMMLFAADVLSREPGADIIYDVKCTRHLAGYILRHGGRPLMWKTGHSLIKAKMKETGALLAGEMSGHFFFKERWYGFDDGIYACARMVEILSADPRPTAEVFAELPDSVNTPELGVRLQEGENLAFIEKMRALADFGDGRTTDIDGLRVDFADGWGLVRASNTTPSLVIRFEADTAEGLARIQQRFRELLLKVRPDLDLPF; encoded by the coding sequence GTGCCCTTGTTGAGCCTTCGCCGGCTGTTATGGTCGGTCGGTCTGGTGTCGATGCTGGCGGTGGCCGCGACGGCGGCTGGGCTCGTCTGGGCCGAGCGGCATCGTGTCGAAGCCTCCAGCCGGGAGGCGATGGCGGCTGCGGCCGACGCCGCGGCGTTCAATGTGCGCGACCGTCTCGGCTGGTCTTTCCGGGCCTTGAGCGGCATGGGCAGCGATGCCCGGCTGGACGAAGCCCTGGCGGCCGGCGATCCCTCTCGGATCGCCGCGGAGGAAAGCCGGCTCACCGGTGCGCTGCCGGGATCGCTCCTCGTGCGTCTGGTGCCCAACCATAGCGACCTGCTGGATACTTCCCGCGTGCCGGCGATGGGTTATGCCGACCTGGAGGCGATTCGGGATGCCCGGCGTGGGGAGTCATTGCCGGCGATGCATGCGGCCAACAGCCCGAACGTCCACGTCGCGCTCGCCGTGCCGCTCGTCGACGGGCGGGGCGTGCTGCTGGCCAGCCTCTCCCCCGATATCCTGCTCGATGCCATGCGCTCGGTTCCGATGCCTTTTGGCGCCGCGCTGGAGCTCAGGCAAGGCGAACTGCCCCTGGTCTTCACCGGCGACCGCGCCCGCCGGGCCGAACCTCCGGACGGTGACGCATCGGTGCTGGGCAGCCGCGGCTGGCGGATCGTCTACTGGCGCCCGGCCCAGGACCCATCCCCGCTGTGGTGGGCTTTCGCCGCAGGCGGAACGGCGCTGCTGCTGATCCTGGCGGCGCTGCTTTGGGCCGGACGTCTGCTGGCGGAGGCGATGAAACATGATGCGGCGCTGATATCAGCGCTGGTCCCGGCGGCACCCTCGAGTCTCCCGCGCCACGCCGGCCGGGCGAGGCTCAAGGAAATGCAGGACGTGGTCGATGGCCTGAGGCCGTTCGGCGCAATACCGTCGGAGGGAGTCCCGGCCCCGTCATTGCCGGGTGACTCGGAAATGCGATTCCCCGTGCCGGAAGAGGCGCCGTTGCCGCCGGCCATGAACGATCAAAAAGAGGAGATTCCCATGGCTATGCGACCCGTTCCGGACATTGCTCCCACCCTGTTCCGGGCTTACGACATTCGCGGCATCGTCGGTGATACCTTGACCGAGGCGGCGGCCCGGGCGATAGGCCGAGCCATCGGCAGCGAAGCGCTGGATCGAGGAGAGCGGCGGGTCGTCGTCGCACGCGACGGGCGGTTGAGCAGTCCCGCGCTCTGCGCCGCCTTGGCGGAAGGATTGCGAACGACCGGCTGCGAGGTCACCGATCTGGGGCTGGCGCCCACGCCCGTCCTGTATTTCGGCACCCATGAGCTGGCGGGTCGTTCCGGCGTCATGGTGACCGGCAGCCACAATCCTGCCAACTACAACGGCTTCAAGATCGTGCTGGGAGGGCAGACCCTGGCCGGCGAGGACATCCAGACCCTCCGGCGCCGCATCGAATCAGGGAATTTTCATAGCGGAGAAGGGCGGGTCGAGCGTCGCGACCTGCTCCCCGATTACCACTTAGCGATCGTGGAAGACGTGCAGGTCGGCCGGCAATTCAAGATCGTGGTCGATTGCGGCAACGGCGTGGCCGCCGTGGTGGCGCCGCAGATCCTCCGCGCCCTGGATTGCGAAGTGGTCGAATTGTATTGCACGGTCGACGGCAATTTCCCCAACCATCACCCCGATCCGAGCAAGCCGGAAAACCTGGCGGTGCTGATCGAAACGGTGAAGCGGGAAGGCGCGGACCTCGGCGTGGCCTTCGACGGCGACGGCGACCGGCTCGGCGTGGTCGACTCGGCCGGGAACATCATCTGGCCGGACCGCCAGATGATGCTGTTCGCCGCCGACGTGCTGTCCCGCGAACCCGGCGCCGACATCATCTACGACGTCAAATGCACTCGCCATCTGGCCGGTTACATCCTGCGCCATGGCGGACGTCCGCTGATGTGGAAGACCGGCCATTCCCTGATCAAGGCCAAGATGAAGGAAACCGGCGCCCTGCTGGCGGGCGAGATGAGCGGCCATTTCTTCTTCAAGGAGCGCTGGTACGGCTTCGACGACGGCATCTACGCCTGCGCCCGGATGGTGGAAATCCTGTCCGCCGATCCGCGTCCCACCGCCGAGGTGTTCGCGGAGCTGCCGGACAGCGTCAACACGCCCGAACTCGGCGTGCGGCTGCAGGAGGGCGAGAACCTCGCCTTCATCGAAAAAATGCGCGCCCTGGCCGACTTCGGCGATGGCCGCACGACCGACATCGACGGCCTGCGGGTCGATTTCGCCGACGGCTGGGGGCTGGTGCGCGCCTCCAACACCACGCCTTCCCTGGTGATCCGCTTCGAAGCCGACACCGCCGAAGGGCTGGCTCGCATTCAGCAGCGCTTCCGGGAGTTGCTGCTGAAGGTGCGGCCCGATCTCGACCTGCCTTTCTAG
- a CDS encoding zinc-dependent alcohol dehydrogenase family protein — MKAIVMTKPGEAAEVLELRELPEPALAAPTDIKVRLKAAGVNPIDTKVRRRGLFYDDALPAVLGCDGAGEVVETGAEVNRFRVGDRVWFCNGGLGAAQGNYAEYTVLDQRWAAPIPQSLDFISAAAGPLVLITAWGALYDRGRLQAGQTVLVHAAAGGVGHVAVQLAKLRGARVIATVSSEDKAALARGWGADETIDYRHRDFVAEVNALTGGRGADLVLDTVGPEVFRRSIECTAHFGDLVTLLDTGGTSLAEARMRNLRIGFELMLVPMLRKLDAARDHHVEILRACGEWIDAGKLELHLGGVYPLEQAARVHEAIEAGHATGKLVLRID, encoded by the coding sequence ATGAAAGCCATCGTCATGACCAAGCCCGGCGAGGCCGCCGAGGTGCTGGAGCTGCGCGAACTGCCCGAGCCGGCGCTGGCGGCGCCGACCGACATCAAGGTTCGGCTCAAGGCGGCCGGCGTCAATCCCATCGACACCAAGGTCCGCCGCCGCGGGTTGTTCTACGACGACGCGCTGCCAGCGGTGCTCGGCTGCGACGGCGCCGGCGAAGTCGTCGAAACGGGGGCCGAGGTCAACCGCTTCCGTGTCGGCGACCGGGTGTGGTTCTGCAACGGCGGGCTCGGCGCGGCGCAGGGCAACTATGCCGAATACACCGTGCTGGACCAGCGCTGGGCGGCGCCCATACCGCAGTCGCTGGATTTCATCAGCGCCGCGGCCGGTCCCCTGGTGCTCATCACCGCCTGGGGTGCTTTATACGACCGCGGACGCTTGCAGGCGGGCCAGACCGTCCTGGTGCATGCCGCCGCCGGCGGCGTCGGCCATGTCGCCGTGCAATTGGCCAAACTGCGCGGCGCGCGGGTGATCGCCACCGTGTCTTCCGAAGACAAGGCCGCGCTGGCCAGGGGCTGGGGCGCCGATGAAACCATCGATTACCGGCATCGGGATTTCGTCGCCGAGGTCAACGCCCTGACCGGCGGCCGGGGCGCCGATCTCGTGCTGGACACGGTCGGTCCCGAGGTGTTCCGCCGCAGCATCGAGTGCACCGCCCACTTCGGCGACCTGGTGACCCTGCTCGATACCGGCGGCACGTCCTTGGCCGAGGCGCGGATGCGCAACCTCAGGATAGGCTTCGAACTGATGCTGGTGCCGATGCTGCGCAAGCTGGACGCAGCGCGGGACCATCATGTGGAAATCCTCCGCGCCTGCGGCGAATGGATCGATGCCGGCAAGCTCGAGCTGCATCTCGGCGGCGTCTATCCGCTGGAACAGGCCGCCCGCGTGCACGAGGCCATCGAAGCCGGCCACGCCACCGGCAAGTTGGTTCTGCGCATCGACTGA
- a CDS encoding C40 family peptidase, with protein sequence MAVVPLLRFILLMLPALLSGCASTPEVKQSAPAAANGQVVPYALSLQGVPYVWGGASPERGFDCSGFVQHVYQRHGIDLPRTAREMASKLPEVPKNCRLPGDLLFFRTDGRSYSHVGIYIGNESFVHASSSHSGVKVSSLSKPYWLSRFLGVRRPDSRYRRSDDTVAAAHHSHRTQRRGHP encoded by the coding sequence ATGGCCGTGGTTCCGCTATTGCGCTTCATCCTGCTGATGCTCCCGGCGCTCCTGTCGGGCTGCGCGAGCACGCCCGAGGTGAAGCAAAGCGCGCCGGCCGCCGCCAACGGCCAGGTCGTGCCCTACGCATTGAGTCTGCAAGGGGTGCCGTACGTGTGGGGCGGAGCGTCGCCGGAGAGAGGATTCGACTGCAGCGGCTTCGTCCAGCACGTCTATCAGCGGCACGGCATCGATCTGCCGCGCACCGCCCGCGAGATGGCGAGCAAGCTGCCTGAGGTGCCCAAGAATTGCCGCCTTCCCGGCGATCTCCTGTTTTTCAGGACGGACGGGCGCTCGTATTCCCACGTCGGCATCTACATCGGCAACGAATCCTTCGTCCATGCCTCCAGCAGTCATTCCGGCGTCAAGGTCTCCAGCCTGAGCAAGCCGTATTGGCTGAGCCGCTTCCTGGGCGTGCGGCGGCCAGATTCCCGATACCGGCGGTCGGACGACACCGTGGCCGCCGCCCATCACAGCCATCGAACCCAACGGAGAGGACATCCATGA
- the hemF gene encoding oxygen-dependent coproporphyrinogen oxidase, which translates to MSRPDIEAVTSYLLTLQESICSTLETEEPRARFMEDRWEHAAGGGGRTRVLSGGETFEQGGVNFSHVRGASLPASATAHRPELAGRSFQATGVSLVIHPLNPYVPTSHANVRFFLAEKEGEAPIWWFGGGFDLTPYYPFEDDVIHWHRTSRDACLPFGTDVYPRFKRWCDEYFFLKHRNETRGVGGLFFDDLNEWGFERCFAFLRSVGDHYLKAYLPIVQRRKATPYGEREREFQLYRRGRYVEFNLVYDRGTLFGLQSGGRTESILMSLPPVAHWRYNWRPQQGSAEENLYLNYLKPREWLES; encoded by the coding sequence ATGAGCCGGCCCGACATCGAAGCCGTCACATCCTATCTGCTGACTCTTCAGGAGAGCATCTGCAGTACGCTGGAAACCGAAGAACCGCGCGCCCGCTTCATGGAGGACCGCTGGGAGCACGCCGCCGGCGGCGGGGGCAGGACCCGCGTCCTGAGCGGCGGGGAGACCTTCGAGCAGGGCGGCGTCAACTTCTCTCATGTCCGCGGCGCCAGCCTGCCGGCCTCGGCCACCGCGCATCGTCCGGAACTGGCCGGCCGCAGCTTCCAGGCGACCGGCGTGTCGCTGGTCATCCATCCGCTGAATCCCTATGTCCCCACCTCGCATGCCAATGTGCGGTTCTTCCTCGCCGAGAAGGAAGGCGAGGCACCGATCTGGTGGTTCGGCGGCGGCTTCGACCTGACGCCTTACTACCCGTTCGAAGACGACGTGATCCACTGGCACAGGACGAGCCGGGACGCCTGCCTGCCGTTCGGGACGGACGTCTATCCGCGGTTCAAGCGCTGGTGCGACGAGTATTTTTTCCTGAAGCATCGCAACGAGACCCGAGGCGTGGGCGGCCTGTTCTTCGACGACCTGAACGAGTGGGGATTCGAACGCTGTTTCGCGTTCCTGCGCAGCGTAGGCGACCATTATCTGAAGGCTTACCTGCCGATCGTCCAGCGGCGGAAGGCGACGCCCTACGGCGAAAGGGAGCGGGAATTCCAGCTTTACCGGCGCGGGCGCTACGTCGAATTCAACTTGGTTTACGATCGCGGAACCCTGTTCGGGCTCCAGTCGGGCGGGAGAACGGAATCCATCCTCATGTCACTGCCTCCCGTCGCCCACTGGCGCTACAACTGGCGACCGCAACAAGGCAGTGCCGAGGAAAACCTGTACCTCAACTATCTGAAGCCGCGGGAATGGCTGGAATCATGA
- a CDS encoding SEC-C metal-binding domain-containing protein translates to MSDTPSSRPCGSGRNFKHCCAA, encoded by the coding sequence ATGAGCGACACCCCATCGAGCCGCCCCTGCGGCAGCGGGAGGAACTTCAAGCATTGCTGCGCCGCTTGA
- a CDS encoding glutaredoxin family protein produces the protein MRPRHGWKRWPLLLALTVCMALPGAAVAEASAGGAAVQSAPADVEAFVREGCPHCERAEAFLATLGRERPGLRILIRDVAKDQTALARLQAIAAERHQSARVPSFLVRGQWIVGYSDESGDGQRIVAALGDAGWAGPGGAESCEAEASLTCGPGTAAPATPETFAVELFGQRITLEQAGLPAFTVVLGLLDGFNPCSLWVLILMISLLAPMKDRLRMLAIAGAFVAVEGIAYFAFMAAWLNLFVLIGISRVSELVVAAIALLAGSIHLKDFWAYGRGVSLSIPAAAKPGIYARMRRILQAENLWGAMIGAVVLAVLVQLVELLCTSGFPALYTRILTLRQLGGAEYYAYLLLYNLAYMLDDVIVLGVGVVTLSQRRLQESEGRWLKLLSGLVMVGLGMYLIVASN, from the coding sequence ATGCGGCCTCGACACGGATGGAAGCGCTGGCCTCTGCTGTTAGCGCTGACCGTCTGCATGGCGCTGCCGGGCGCCGCGGTAGCGGAAGCTTCCGCAGGCGGTGCAGCGGTTCAGTCGGCCCCGGCGGACGTCGAAGCCTTCGTCCGCGAAGGCTGTCCGCATTGCGAGCGGGCCGAAGCTTTTCTCGCAACGCTCGGCCGCGAGCGCCCCGGCCTGCGCATCCTGATTCGGGACGTCGCGAAGGACCAAACCGCTCTGGCCCGGTTGCAAGCGATTGCCGCCGAGCGGCACCAATCCGCCAGGGTCCCGTCGTTCCTGGTGCGCGGGCAATGGATCGTCGGCTATTCGGATGAATCAGGCGATGGGCAGCGGATCGTCGCTGCGCTGGGCGACGCCGGATGGGCCGGACCGGGCGGGGCGGAGAGCTGCGAAGCCGAGGCGTCCCTGACCTGCGGCCCCGGAACCGCGGCTCCGGCAACGCCCGAAACCTTCGCGGTCGAACTGTTCGGGCAACGGATCACCCTCGAACAGGCCGGATTGCCCGCTTTCACCGTCGTCCTGGGACTCCTTGACGGCTTCAATCCGTGTTCGCTGTGGGTGCTGATCCTCATGATCTCACTGCTGGCGCCGATGAAGGACCGGCTGCGCATGCTGGCGATCGCAGGCGCCTTCGTGGCGGTGGAAGGAATCGCCTATTTCGCGTTCATGGCCGCTTGGCTCAATCTGTTCGTGTTGATAGGCATTTCGCGGGTATCGGAACTCGTCGTCGCGGCGATCGCCCTTCTGGCCGGATCGATCCACCTCAAGGATTTCTGGGCTTACGGCCGCGGCGTCTCGCTGTCCATACCGGCGGCCGCCAAGCCAGGCATCTACGCCCGCATGCGGCGCATCCTGCAGGCGGAAAACCTCTGGGGCGCCATGATCGGTGCCGTGGTGCTCGCCGTCCTGGTCCAGTTGGTCGAACTCCTTTGCACCTCGGGGTTTCCGGCCCTGTACACCCGGATCCTGACTCTGCGCCAGTTGGGCGGCGCCGAGTACTACGCGTATCTCCTCTTGTACAATCTCGCCTACATGTTGGACGACGTCATCGTGCTCGGCGTCGGTGTCGTCACCCTGAGCCAGCGCAGGCTCCAGGAGAGCGAAGGCCGCTGGCTCAAGCTGCTCAGCGGCTTGGTGATGGTGGGGTTGGGGATGTACCTGATCGTGGCGTCGAACTGA
- the dut gene encoding dUTP diphosphatase, whose product MPKIQIRILDPRLGNEIPLPHYATPGAAGLDLRACLDAPLVLRPGETHLIPTGFAIHIGDPALAAMLLPRSGLGHKHGIVLGNLVGLIDSDYQGQVMVSCWNRGSEAFEIAVGERIAQMVFVPVAQVAFEQVEAFAESRRAEGGFGHTGRH is encoded by the coding sequence ATGCCGAAAATACAGATCAGGATCCTTGATCCCCGCCTCGGCAACGAAATCCCGCTGCCGCACTATGCCACGCCGGGTGCCGCCGGGCTCGACCTCCGGGCCTGCCTCGACGCACCGCTGGTGCTGCGCCCGGGCGAGACGCACTTGATCCCGACCGGTTTCGCCATCCACATCGGCGATCCGGCGCTGGCGGCCATGCTGTTGCCGCGCTCGGGACTGGGCCACAAGCACGGCATCGTGCTGGGCAATCTGGTGGGCCTGATCGATTCCGACTACCAGGGCCAGGTGATGGTGTCCTGCTGGAACCGGGGCTCGGAAGCCTTCGAAATCGCCGTCGGCGAGCGCATCGCCCAGATGGTGTTCGTGCCGGTGGCCCAGGTTGCCTTCGAGCAGGTCGAAGCGTTCGCCGAAAGCCGGCGGGCCGAGGGCGGGTTCGGCCATACCGGCCGGCATTAG
- the cmoB gene encoding tRNA 5-methoxyuridine(34)/uridine 5-oxyacetic acid(34) synthase CmoB has protein sequence MSDRELFAGLLAPRCFPGWAEILLPRIEAALAGSRHGNWPRWRALLQDLPEVAPSAVDFAADTVSLGRDGDCDRLARQAIESALRRLHPWRKGPYDIHGIVIDTEWRSDLKWRRLQHAIAPLAGRRVLDVGCGNGYHAWRMLGAGAKAVIGIDPTLLSVAQFLAVRHFAGDWPVAVLPLGIEDFPSETRVFDTVFSMGVLYHRRSPFDHLAELKGCLRPGGELVLETLVIEGEAGQVLVPEGRYAQMRNVWFIPSPPTLLSWLARAGYRDVRLVDVSPTTIQEQRSTGWMQFQSLPDFLDPEDSSRTVEGHPAPRRAIFLAEAP, from the coding sequence ATGAGCGATCGCGAGCTGTTTGCCGGGCTGCTGGCCCCACGGTGTTTCCCAGGCTGGGCGGAGATCCTGCTGCCCCGGATCGAAGCGGCGCTGGCAGGCAGCCGCCACGGCAATTGGCCGAGGTGGCGCGCGCTATTGCAGGATCTGCCCGAGGTTGCGCCTTCGGCGGTGGATTTTGCGGCGGATACGGTATCGTTGGGCCGGGATGGCGATTGCGACAGGCTTGCCCGGCAAGCCATCGAATCCGCTCTGCGCCGGCTTCACCCCTGGCGCAAGGGGCCGTACGACATTCACGGCATCGTCATCGACACCGAATGGCGCTCCGACCTGAAATGGCGCCGGCTGCAGCACGCGATCGCGCCACTGGCCGGCCGGCGGGTCCTCGACGTCGGCTGCGGCAATGGCTATCACGCCTGGCGCATGCTGGGGGCCGGGGCGAAAGCCGTCATCGGGATCGATCCCACCCTGCTCAGCGTGGCGCAGTTCCTGGCCGTGCGCCATTTCGCCGGAGACTGGCCGGTCGCCGTGCTGCCTTTGGGGATCGAAGACTTTCCGTCCGAGACCCGGGTTTTCGACACCGTGTTCTCGATGGGGGTGCTGTATCACCGCCGCTCGCCGTTCGACCATCTGGCGGAATTGAAGGGTTGTCTTCGGCCGGGCGGGGAATTGGTGCTGGAAACCCTGGTCATCGAAGGCGAGGCGGGCCAGGTATTGGTGCCCGAGGGACGCTATGCCCAGATGCGCAACGTCTGGTTCATTCCATCCCCCCCGACCCTGCTGTCCTGGCTGGCGCGCGCGGGTTACCGCGATGTCCGCCTGGTCGACGTGTCTCCCACCACGATCCAGGAGCAACGCTCGACCGGCTGGATGCAATTCCAGTCGCTGCCGGACTTCCTCGACCCGGAGGATTCCTCCCGCACGGTCGAAGGCCATCCCGCGCCCCGCCGGGCGATCTTTCTGGCCGAGGCTCCTTGA